A stretch of Lathyrus oleraceus cultivar Zhongwan6 chromosome 6, CAAS_Psat_ZW6_1.0, whole genome shotgun sequence DNA encodes these proteins:
- the LOC127098043 gene encoding auxin-induced protein 22D encodes MENSFARNHETELNLKATELRLGLPGTEDDHEVEKLPSNFTILRSNKRSSPESTEIESINKTKRINTCNDSDITDDQDNAPPPSKAQVVGWPPIRSYRKNSLQQKKVEEVGMYMKVSMAGAPYLRKIDLKVYKSYSELLEVLGNMFKCTFGEYSEREGYNGSEFVPTYEDKDGDWMLVGDVPWEMFMSSCKRLRIMKGSEAKGLGCF; translated from the exons ATGGAAAACTCATTCGCAAGAAACCATGAAACAGAACTGAACCTCAAAGCCACGGAGTTAAGGTTAGGATTACCCGGTACTGAGGATGATCATGAGGTCGAAAAACTTCCATCCAATTTCACTATTCTTAGAAGCAACAAGAGATCTTCACCTGAATCAACGGAGATAGAGTCCATCAACAAGACCAAAAGGATTAATACTTGTAATGATTCTGATATCACAGATGATCAAGATAATGCTCCTCCACCTTCAAA GGCACAAGTAGTTGGATGGCCACCAATTAGATCTTATAGGAAGAACAGTTTACAAcagaagaaggttgaagaagtTGGTATGTACATGAAAGTGAGTATGGCTGGTGCACCTTATTTAAGAAAGATAGATCTCAAAGTTTACAAGAGCTACTCAGAACTTCTTGAAGTTTTGGGAAATATGTTCAAGTGTACATTTGGTGAATATTCTGAAAGAGAAGGGTATAATGGATCTGAATTTGTTCCAACTTATGAAGATAAAGATGGTGATTGGATGCTTGTTGGAGATGTTCCTTGGGA AATGTTCATGTCTTCTTGTAAGAGGTTGAGAATTATGAAAGGATCTGAAGCAAAAGGATTGGGTTGTTTTTGA
- the LOC127098042 gene encoding protein OSB1, mitochondrial, giving the protein MALEQTVSSTSLRNLITFPQNPNFIPKFKPPCFTTLPSKITHRNFNFNLKLNCSNSTPNVAYPKPSEIPWNKELCNSVNLIGFVANPVEIKHLPSGKSVAWTRLSVKKNATQTSWIHLTFWDELAHVASQHLLKGHQIHVSGRLVTDTVDSAEGKQQTYYKVVAQQVSFIDRTELPAPSHDKDFDFITSDDGKKSYAASNITGSVVELWQVFFANPGEWWDNRRNKRNPKAPDFKHKDTGEALWIDSRSTPPWVKSQLEILDKRMGSYTSQNGRMAVDMVSPDEILSF; this is encoded by the exons ATGGCATTGGAGCAAACAGTTTCATCAACCAGTTTGAGAAACCTCATCACCTTCcctcaaaaccctaatttcatccCCAAATTCAAACCACCATGTTTCACTACACTTCCTTCCAAAATCACCCATAGAAATTTCAACTTTAACCTAAAATTAAACTGCTCCAATTCCACCCCCAATGTAGCATACCCTAAACCTTCTGAAATTCCATGGAACAAAGAACTCTGCAACTCCGTCAATTTAATCGGCTTCGTCGCGAACCCCGTCGAAATCAAACACCTTCCCTCCGGGAAATCCGTCGCGTGGACTCGCCTCTCCGTCAAGAAAAACGCTACGCAAACATCATGGATTCATTTGACATTTTGGGATGAGCTTGCTCATGTTGCTTCTCAGCATCTTCTGAAAGGTCACCAGATTCATGTTTCTGGTCGTCTTGTTACTGACACTGTTGATTCTGCTGAAGGCAAACAACAAACGTACTATAAG GTGGTTGCTCAGCAGGTGAGTTTCATTGATAGAACTGAGTTGCCCGCGCCGTCACATGATAAGGACTTTGATTTCATAACATCTGACGATG GTAAAAAGAGTTATGCAGCAAGTAATATTACTGGTTCTGTTGTTGAACTATGGCAAGTTTTCTTTGCTAACCCTGGGGAGTGGTGGGACAATAGGCGGAACAAG AGGAACCCCAAAGCTCCTGATTTTAAGCACAAAGATACAGGAGAAGCTCTGTGGATCGATAGTAGATCCACTCCACCATGGGTCAAATCCCAATTGGAAATATTAGACAAGAGGATGGGGTCGTATACCAGTCAAAATGGTAGGATGGCTGTAGATATGGTTAGCCCAGATGAAATATTGTCTTTCTAA
- the LOC127098044 gene encoding transcription factor UNE12: MSNHPSDTPADDFLEQILGLPNFTSADGTDASSLASPMMMQLNSGDAATHLAAGAGFHAPVYHLGLSLDQGTGGFLKPDDASGSGKRFREDVVDTRPKNTFHGQPMPTTVPTAPHPPAMRPRVRARRGQATDPHSIAERLRRERIAERIRALQELVPSVNKTDRAAMLDEIVDYVKFLRLQVKVLSMSRLGGAGAVAPLVTDIPLSSVEEEGTESGRNQPAWEKWSNDGTEKQVVKLMEENVGAAMQFLQSKALCIMPISLASAIYQSQPSDNSSIVKPETTPPP, translated from the exons ATGTCGAATCATCCTTCCGATACTCCCGCCGATGATTTCCTGGAGCAAATTCTCGGCCTCCCGAATTTCACCTCCGCCGACGGAACCGACGCCTCTTCATTAGCTTCTCCGATGATGATGCAGCTTAACTCCGGCGACGCTGCTACTCATCTTGCTGCCGGAGCGGGATTTCATGCACCGGTCTACCATTTGGGCCTGAGCTTGGACCAGGGTACGGGAGGGTTCTTGAAGCCCGATGATGCTTCCGGGAGTGGCAAACGATTCCGGGAAGATGTTGTTGATACCAGACCTAAGAAT ACTTTTCATGGGCAGCCCATGCCGACTACAGTTCCTACTGCTCCACATCCACCAGCAATGCGTCCTAGAGTGCGGGCAAGAAGAGGACAGGCTACAGATCCACACAGCATTGCTGAAAGG TTGCGTAGAGAAAGAATAGCCGAAAGAATCAGGGCTTTGCAAGAACTTGTTCCTAGTGTCAACAAG ACAGATCGAGCTGCCATGCTGGATGAAATTGTAGATTATGTCAAATTCTTAAGGCTTCAAGTGAAG GTTTTGAGCATGAGTAGATTGGGTGGAGCCGGTGCGGTGGCACCACTAGTAACTGACATCCCATTATCGTCAGTCGAG GAAGAAGGAACTGAGAGCGGGAGAAACCAACCAGCTTGGGAGAAGTGGTCTAATGATGGCACAGAAAAGCAAGTAGTTAAGCTCATGGAAGAAAATGTTGGTGCTGCGATGCAGTTCCTTCAATCAAAGGCACTCTGCATCATGCCAATCTCACTGGCATCAGCAATATACCAGTCACAACCCTCAGACAACTCAAGTATAGTTAAGCCCGAAACTACTCCTCCTCCATAG